Proteins from a single region of Motilibacter peucedani:
- the uxaC gene encoding glucuronate isomerase produces the protein MRPLVLDDDRILPADPATRAVARQIYASVRGLPIVSMHGHVDAGVLARDEPFSDPAHLLVVPDHYVTRMLVSQGARLEDLGVPRLDGGPVETDPRAVWRRFCAGWPLFRGTPSRLWLEQELHDVFGVRVAPSPETADDIFDAITDCLARPEFRPRALFDSFGIEVLATTDSPLSSLADHEAIAASSWGGTVVPTFRPDALVHVARTGWQRDVEALAEVSGVDTSTYSGFLDALRQRREHFVRHGALSTDHGHESAGTTPLDPADAGRIYAAALAGRVDESDARAFAGTMLFEMARMSSEDGLVMQVHPGVLRDHDSAVHDLFGPDQGFDIPVGVDFVHGLRPMLEAFGRHPGFRCVVFTIDETTYSRELAPLAGVYPAMRLGVPWWFLDSPLAMRRFREATTETAGFYNGAGFVDDTRAFASIPARHDMARRVDSGFLAGLVTGGLLPLDEALETATDLTVTLPRLAYRRRG, from the coding sequence GTGCGACCGCTCGTGCTCGACGACGACCGCATCCTGCCGGCCGACCCGGCCACCCGCGCCGTCGCGCGCCAGATCTACGCGTCGGTTCGCGGCCTGCCGATCGTGAGCATGCACGGCCACGTCGACGCCGGCGTCCTCGCCCGCGACGAGCCGTTCAGCGACCCGGCGCACCTGCTCGTCGTGCCCGACCACTACGTCACACGGATGCTCGTCTCCCAGGGAGCGCGGCTGGAGGACCTCGGCGTCCCGCGGCTCGACGGCGGCCCCGTCGAGACCGACCCGCGCGCCGTCTGGCGGCGCTTCTGCGCAGGGTGGCCGCTGTTCCGCGGCACTCCGAGCCGGCTGTGGCTCGAGCAGGAGCTGCACGACGTCTTCGGCGTACGCGTCGCGCCCTCCCCCGAGACCGCCGACGACATCTTCGACGCCATCACCGACTGCCTCGCCCGGCCGGAGTTCCGCCCGCGGGCGCTGTTCGACAGCTTCGGCATCGAGGTGCTGGCCACCACCGACTCGCCGCTGAGCAGCCTCGCCGACCACGAGGCGATCGCCGCGTCCTCGTGGGGCGGCACGGTGGTGCCGACGTTCCGCCCGGACGCCCTCGTGCACGTGGCGCGCACCGGCTGGCAGCGCGACGTCGAGGCGCTGGCGGAGGTGTCCGGCGTGGACACGTCGACCTACTCCGGGTTCCTCGACGCCCTGCGCCAGCGGCGCGAGCACTTCGTGCGCCACGGGGCCCTCTCGACCGACCACGGGCACGAGTCGGCGGGGACGACGCCGCTCGACCCCGCGGACGCCGGGCGCATCTACGCGGCCGCGCTCGCCGGCCGGGTCGACGAGAGCGACGCGCGTGCCTTCGCCGGCACCATGCTGTTCGAGATGGCGCGCATGAGCTCCGAGGACGGCCTGGTCATGCAGGTCCACCCGGGCGTCCTGCGCGACCACGACTCCGCCGTCCACGACCTCTTCGGGCCCGACCAGGGCTTCGACATCCCGGTCGGCGTCGACTTCGTGCACGGGCTGCGCCCGATGCTCGAGGCCTTCGGACGCCACCCGGGCTTCCGCTGCGTGGTCTTCACCATCGACGAGACGACCTACTCGCGCGAGCTCGCGCCGCTGGCCGGGGTCTACCCGGCGATGCGGCTCGGGGTGCCGTGGTGGTTCCTCGACAGCCCGCTGGCCATGCGACGGTTCCGCGAGGCCACCACCGAGACCGCCGGGTTCTACAACGGCGCCGGCTTCGTCGACGACACGCGCGCCTTCGCCTCGATCCCCGCGCGGCACGATATGGCCCGCCGCGTCGACAGCGGGTTCCTCGCGGGCCTCGTCACGGGCGGGCTGCTGCCGCTCGACGAGGCCCTCGAGACCGCCACCGACCTCACGGTGACCCTCCCCCGGCTCGCCTACCGCCGCCGCGGCTGA
- the uvrA gene encoding excinuclease ABC subunit UvrA: MADRLIVRGAREHNLKDVSLDLPRDALVVFTGLSGSGKSSLAFDTIFAEGQRRYVESLSSYARQFLGQMDKPDVDFIEGLSPAVSIDQKSTSRNPRSTVGTITEVYDYLRLLWSRAGHPHCPKCGRPIARQTPQQIVDRVLEMEQGARFQVLAPVVRARKGEFVDLFADLQTKGYSRARVDGETISLAEPPKLDKRYKHTIEVVVDRLSVKASTKRRLTDSVETALGLAGGLVVFDFVDLPEGDPGRERIYSEHLACLYDDLSFEELEPRSFSFNSPFGACPECTGIGTRLEVDPELLVPDDELSLREGAVAPWANGQSADYFVRLLDALADALDFSLDAPWRTLPKRAKDAVMNGLDYQVHVKYRNRFGRERSYFTGFEGAIPFVKRRHSETDSEWSRERYEGYMREVPCPACHGARLKPEILAVTVGGRSISEACALPIADAAEFLGSLELSARERQIAERVLKEIQARLGFLLDVGLDYLSLDRAAGTLSGGEAQRIRLATQIGSGLVGVLYVLDEPSIGLHQRDNRRLIDTLTRLRNLGNTLIVVEHDEDTIRTADWIVDIGPGAGEHGGHVVHSGDLAGLLASEESLTGAYLSGRREIPAPTERRAPDGREVVVKGAREHNLQGVDVAFPLGCFVAVTGVSGSGKSTLVNDILYTVLANKLNGARQVPGRHRTVTGLEHLDKVVHVDQSPIGRTPRSNPATYTGVFDHMRRLFAETTEAKVRGYLPGRFSFNVKGGRCEACSGDGTIKIEMNFLPDVYVPCEVCQGARYNRETLEVHFKGKTIAEVLDMPIEEAADFFAAVPAIARHLRTLADVGLGYVRLGQPAPTLSGGEAQRVKLAAELQKRSNGRTIYVLDEPTTGLHFEDINKLLGVLGRLVDAGNSVVVIEHNLDVIKTADWVIDMGPEGGNGGGTVVATGTPEQVAAEPASHTGRFLREVLGMGGGQGLRRPAAAGSRTVAAKRSPAAKSVATATVGAAPTAKGKAAASKRTAKTAS, encoded by the coding sequence GTGGCTGACCGCTTGATCGTGCGAGGTGCGCGCGAGCACAACCTCAAGGACGTGTCCCTGGACCTGCCCAGGGACGCGCTCGTCGTCTTCACCGGGCTGTCCGGCTCGGGCAAGTCGAGCCTCGCCTTCGACACGATCTTCGCCGAGGGGCAGCGCCGCTACGTCGAGTCGCTGTCGTCCTACGCCCGCCAGTTCCTCGGCCAGATGGACAAGCCCGACGTCGACTTCATCGAGGGCCTCTCGCCCGCGGTCTCGATCGACCAGAAGTCGACCAGCCGCAACCCGCGGTCCACCGTCGGGACGATCACCGAGGTCTACGACTACCTGCGCCTGCTGTGGTCGCGCGCCGGCCACCCGCACTGCCCCAAGTGCGGGCGCCCGATCGCCCGCCAGACCCCGCAGCAGATCGTCGACCGCGTGCTCGAGATGGAGCAGGGCGCGCGGTTCCAGGTGCTGGCGCCGGTCGTGCGCGCCCGCAAGGGCGAGTTCGTCGACCTGTTCGCCGACCTGCAGACCAAGGGCTACAGCCGTGCCCGCGTCGACGGCGAGACGATCTCGCTGGCCGAGCCGCCCAAGCTCGACAAGCGCTACAAGCACACCATCGAGGTGGTCGTCGACCGGCTCTCGGTCAAGGCCTCCACCAAGCGGCGGCTGACCGACTCGGTCGAGACCGCGCTCGGGCTGGCGGGCGGCCTGGTGGTCTTCGACTTCGTCGACCTGCCCGAGGGCGACCCCGGCCGCGAGCGCATCTACAGCGAGCACCTCGCCTGCCTCTACGACGACCTGTCCTTCGAGGAGCTCGAGCCGCGCTCGTTCTCCTTCAACTCCCCGTTCGGCGCCTGCCCCGAGTGCACCGGCATCGGCACCCGGCTCGAGGTCGACCCCGAGCTGCTGGTGCCCGACGACGAGCTCTCCCTGCGCGAGGGTGCGGTCGCGCCGTGGGCCAACGGCCAGTCGGCCGACTACTTCGTGCGCCTGCTCGACGCGCTGGCCGACGCCCTCGACTTCAGCCTCGACGCCCCGTGGCGCACGCTGCCCAAGCGCGCCAAGGACGCCGTGATGAACGGCCTCGACTACCAGGTCCACGTCAAGTACCGCAACCGCTTCGGGCGCGAGCGCTCCTACTTCACCGGCTTCGAGGGCGCCATCCCGTTCGTGAAGCGGCGCCACAGCGAGACCGACTCCGAGTGGAGCCGCGAGCGCTACGAGGGCTACATGCGCGAGGTGCCGTGCCCCGCGTGCCACGGCGCACGGCTCAAGCCCGAGATCCTCGCGGTGACCGTGGGCGGCAGGTCGATCTCCGAGGCGTGCGCCCTGCCCATCGCCGACGCCGCCGAGTTCCTCGGCTCGCTCGAGCTCTCGGCGCGCGAGCGCCAGATCGCCGAGCGCGTGCTCAAGGAGATCCAGGCCCGGCTCGGCTTCCTGCTCGACGTGGGGCTCGACTACCTCTCGCTCGACCGCGCGGCCGGCACGCTCTCGGGCGGCGAGGCCCAGCGCATCCGGCTCGCCACCCAGATCGGCTCGGGCCTCGTCGGCGTCCTCTACGTCCTCGACGAGCCCTCGATCGGCCTGCACCAGCGGGACAACCGCCGGCTGATCGACACGCTCACCCGGCTGCGCAACCTCGGCAACACCCTCATCGTCGTCGAGCACGACGAGGACACCATCCGCACCGCCGACTGGATCGTCGACATCGGCCCCGGCGCCGGTGAGCACGGGGGCCACGTCGTGCACTCCGGCGACCTGGCCGGGCTGCTGGCGAGCGAGGAGTCGCTGACGGGCGCCTACCTGTCCGGCCGGCGCGAGATCCCCGCGCCGACCGAGCGCCGTGCGCCCGACGGCCGCGAGGTCGTCGTCAAGGGTGCCCGCGAGCACAACCTGCAGGGCGTGGACGTCGCCTTCCCGCTGGGCTGCTTCGTCGCCGTCACCGGCGTGAGCGGCTCGGGCAAGTCGACCCTGGTCAACGACATCCTCTACACCGTGCTCGCCAACAAGCTCAACGGCGCGCGCCAGGTGCCCGGCCGCCACCGCACCGTCACCGGCCTCGAGCACCTCGACAAGGTCGTCCACGTCGACCAGAGCCCGATCGGCCGCACGCCCCGGAGCAACCCGGCCACCTACACCGGCGTCTTCGACCACATGCGCCGGCTGTTCGCCGAGACGACCGAGGCCAAGGTGCGCGGCTACCTGCCCGGGCGCTTCTCGTTCAACGTCAAGGGCGGGCGCTGCGAGGCCTGCTCCGGCGACGGCACGATCAAGATCGAGATGAACTTCCTGCCGGACGTCTACGTCCCGTGCGAGGTGTGCCAGGGCGCCCGCTACAACCGCGAGACCCTCGAGGTGCACTTCAAGGGCAAGACGATCGCCGAGGTCCTCGACATGCCCATCGAGGAGGCGGCCGACTTCTTCGCCGCCGTGCCGGCCATCGCGCGCCACCTGCGCACGCTGGCCGACGTCGGCCTCGGCTACGTCCGCCTGGGGCAGCCCGCGCCCACGCTCTCTGGCGGCGAGGCGCAGCGCGTGAAGCTGGCGGCCGAGCTGCAGAAGCGCTCCAACGGCCGCACCATCTACGTGCTCGACGAGCCCACGACCGGCCTGCACTTCGAGGACATCAACAAGCTGCTCGGGGTGCTCGGCCGGCTCGTCGACGCGGGCAACAGCGTCGTCGTCATCGAGCACAACCTCGACGTCATCAAGACGGCCGACTGGGTCATCGACATGGGTCCCGAGGGCGGCAACGGCGGCGGCACGGTGGTCGCCACCGGCACGCCGGAGCAGGTGGCCGCCGAGCCCGCGAGCCACACGGGCAGGTTCCTGCGCGAGGTCCTCGGCATGGGCGGCGGGCAGGGGCTCCGCCGTCCCGCCGCCGCGGGGTCGCGCACCGTCGCCGCCAAGCGCTCGCCCGCCGCCAAGTCGGTCGCCACCGCGACCGTCGGCGCAGCACCGACCGCGAAGGGGAAGGCCGCGGCGAGCAAGCGGACCGCGAAGACCGCCAGCTGA
- a CDS encoding MBL fold metallo-hydrolase, with translation MPYTGDVQVGGPPDVLELETLTVTKVAVGPMDNNAYLLRCRRTGGTLLVDGAAEAETLLAVVGSAGGGRLDGVLTTHRHHDHWSALAHLVQATGAPTWAGEADAPAIDVPTTTLLRHGDVVRVGQCDAHVVALPGHTPGSVALVLERGSAAPVVLTGDALFPGGVGRTRSPEDFTSALDAVERELFGPLPDATRVLPGHGRDTTLGAERPALEEWRARGW, from the coding sequence ATGCCCTACACCGGAGACGTGCAGGTCGGCGGCCCGCCCGACGTGCTCGAGCTCGAGACGCTCACCGTGACGAAGGTCGCGGTCGGGCCGATGGACAACAACGCCTACCTGCTCCGCTGCCGGCGCACGGGCGGCACGCTGCTCGTGGACGGCGCTGCGGAGGCCGAGACGCTGCTCGCCGTCGTCGGCTCGGCCGGAGGCGGGCGGCTCGACGGCGTCCTGACGACCCACCGCCACCACGACCACTGGAGCGCGCTCGCCCACCTGGTGCAGGCGACGGGCGCCCCCACCTGGGCGGGCGAGGCCGACGCGCCGGCCATCGACGTGCCGACCACCACCCTGCTGCGCCACGGCGACGTGGTGCGGGTGGGCCAGTGCGACGCGCACGTCGTCGCGCTGCCCGGCCACACGCCCGGCTCGGTCGCCCTGGTGCTCGAGCGGGGTTCTGCCGCCCCCGTGGTGCTCACCGGTGACGCGCTGTTCCCCGGCGGCGTGGGCCGCACGAGGTCGCCCGAGGACTTCACCTCGGCTCTGGACGCCGTCGAGCGCGAGCTGTTCGGGCCGCTGCCCGACGCGACCCGCGTGCTGCCCGGCCACGGCCGCGACACCACGCTCGGCGCCGAGCGCCCCGCGCTCGAGGAGTGGCGCGCCCGCGGCTGGTGA